The Canis lupus familiaris isolate Mischka breed German Shepherd chromosome 7, alternate assembly UU_Cfam_GSD_1.0, whole genome shotgun sequence nucleotide sequence GACATCCTGATTCAGAACCTCCACAGAGATGCGGCCACACAGGGTATAGGTGGGGGGGCGGGTCTCACGCTGCCCGCGAGCTCCCGTGGGGGGTCCGGGGGGCAGCACAGATGCCCCAGCTGGTGCTGCGGACAGTCCCGGGGAAGCAGGACCACACCTGGCCACAGGAGCACGCCTGCACCTGCCAGCTGCCCGCCCGCccggcagagggaggaggggcccagAGGGGGTGGACATAACCCACAGACAGGTCAGCCGCCCCAGcccaggctccccattcagcaaaaaaaaaaaaagtaccacaaGGGCTGTCTCCTGCGCGGCAACCACTCCCACAGACAAACCCACATCCTCTCCCTAGAGAAGCCCCGGGGTCCTCCTGAGTCTCAGAGCACCTACCGATCCCTTCTGGAGAGGGCAGGGCACCCCGATTCCCAAATGCCAGCCAGCAGTGTCTGCCCACAGCCATCCCACGCAgctccctccaggcccctcctGTCCCCGGCCTGGAGCCAGGGTGTCCCCCGCGCGAGGGGAGGATAGTCGCCGGCAGGACAGGGGCCGGATGGACGCGCGGGACAGCGAGGCTCCCACTCCTCCTCCCACACCCTGGGCAAGGTCCCTGGGGGCGGGGTAGACCGGGatcctggggggctggggggccgtgCGGGGCTATGGGCGCGGGCAGATGGACACCCTGCAGGTGGGCGCTGCAGGGGAGCACACACCCATCCGGATGCACGAGCACGTGTGGGCACATGTGTACACGGGGCATCCAAGGGCATCGCGGAGGGGGAGACGGACAGGAGGGTCCCGGACGGGCGGACCATATGGTAGGAGAGATGTTCACCCCCCTGGCCCTCGGGCTGTGGTCTGTTCGGGCCTCCAGTCCCCCTGGAGGGACCTGAGCCCCAGCAGCTGGCCAAGAATGGGCTCCTCCCGGCCTCCCCGGGCGCTCAGCCCACCTGAGTCCCCGGTCCTCggctgggggtgtggggtgtgggaaAGTCCCCCTCGCCAGCAGGTACCCAAaaggtgttggggaaactgggtCGGGCGGGTGAGCTTCCAGGATGGCCGGCTCGGtggcagggccccagggcaggcTGGCATCTCCTGGCCAGACGGCCGCTGGCCCACCTCCTAGGGCTGCCGTGCCCCACTCCCAGGGTCCCCTGAGCCCCCCGGCTTTGGCAGGAGAGGCCCCCCGGCTCCTCACTCACTGTGTCTCGGGCCCCCCCCTCCGCCAGAGCCAAGCAGGGCCTGGAGTGCTGGGCTGGCCAGCAGGCCTTGGCTGGCCCGGGGTTTGGGGGGACGTGGGGGGCACCTACGACCCTAGGGCTTCTCCGGAGAGGGGCGGGGAGGCCTAAGGAGGACTGGGGCGCGTGCAGGGTGCAGGACACGGGAGTCCTGGCCGCCGGCTGCGGGCCCCAAGCCCAGGAGCGTCCCCTTGGGATCCCACAGGGTGGCAGCCCTTGCCTCTGGGGCTGGCGGCGGGGTCTTGTTCCCTGGGTGCTGCCAGGAATTCCAGACACAGCGGCCCCTCCACGGGGCTTCCGACGGAGGGCACGGCTAGCTGGGGGCGGCGGCCCGGATCTGGGGACTGGCGAGGAGGGGGGTGCGGacgggcagtggggaggggtctGCAGGACTGGAGACCCTCAGGCCACGCGCGCGTCTCTGGGCCGTGCCGGCTTCTCCCGAGCACTAGAGAGGAGCCGATCACCCGCCTGGGGAGGAGCCTGCCTCGGACACTGAGCCTCAGGCGGTGCAGGGGCGCCCCAGGGTCCCAGCAGCGGAGCCGCCAGTCTGCCCATCGCACATGggtcttcctgccttcctgctgtTGCGAGGCTTCCTTGGGAGTCAGGGTGGCTGGAGCCCAAATCCCAACTCTGGAAGGCAAGCCAGCTACTGGAGGGATCTGGGCAGTTCCCCCCCAGGAATGAGGAGGTTCTGGGGGGCCCCACTCCCAGGGAGCCCCGGGCCTGCCCTGATTCCAGCAGGCTGGCCGGTCTGGGGAGCTCCCGCGGGGGGCACCAGGCCCACGGGTGGCACGCTCTGCCCTCCATGCACGTCCAGGCTCTTCTAAGCAGAAGGCGGGAGGACAGGAGGCGGGGAGTGACTGTTCCCCCAACCCCAGACATACGCAACGGGAACTGAGAGATCCTCAGGGTTTTGCCTAAcgctgctgcccccacccccacccctacccccacccccaccctcacccccctccccgtCTCCTGGCTCCCGGCCTCCTTGCCCTCAGCGTGTAGCTCCTCAACCTGCTGCCGGGCCCTTGTGAGGGCAGAGGGTGTGCTCACGGCCAGTGGGGCTCAGACCCGGGAAACCTGGTGGGAACCTGGAGGCACGGGCCGGCCAGGGGGCAAGGCTGGGCccgcttcctcctccccacccctgtggTATCCTAGCTTCCTGTTCTCGATAACCATCAACAGCTTGGCCCAACGGGGCTGGCCCTCTTTCTGattccctcctgcccccttctTTGAATCCCAGGGCCCCACTGGTGGGTTTGGGGGAGCGGTGGAGGCAGAAGCCACCTCGGGTCCCTTCCCGAAGGTCGACCAGGGATTCCCAGgctctcctgcccccacctccgcCCTGTTCTGGGGACCAGAGCCAGCTACTGCTCCAGCTCCTCCTTTCAGGGAAGCCACCCACTCCCCAGAGTGAAGAAGCCTCCGGGACCAGCCAGCCCTGGAGGGGCCGGGAAGGGGCCGGCTCCCGATCCGCACCCCCGGGAGCACGGACAGGTGCTGGAAGGCCTCGCAAGCTGCGCAGAGTCATCCCGGGCTTGGCCCCAAGCACCCCCCCAAtggccagccccctccccaccgcccctccTGTGTGCCCACCCCCTGttgaaaatggtttctttttttgctgtCACCATTGACAGCTGAATCAGAGAAATGGGAGGACGCAAGAGGACGGGGATGGCGCGTGTTGGGGCCGGGACGGGGAGGGTGTTCGCGGTGTTACGAGGTGGAAGGAGCCGTGCAGCGAGCATGACCCGCTGGGCAGCTGGCCAGCAAGGGGCCTCCCGAGGcgaggcgggggcagggggcgctggAGTCCTGGGCGCAGGGGCCACTTCCTGGGACCCCAGACGCGAAGAAGGCATGGgagtcccccaccccccgcccaccccacccgCCGCGCCCCGTGAGGGCCAGAGACTGTCCACTATCTGTAAGTCTGCTGAACTGATGTCAGGATGCTGGGGAGaactggaggggctgggggggaggcagggggagagccCCCCAGATTCTCCTATGAACCGTGTCTACCACCCACTCCCGGGCCTGCTGGTCCATCGCCACCACAGGTAGCTGGCAGCTTGGCTGCGGCTCGAGTCCCAGGGACGGCCCttctggcctggcctgggcctttctgcccctgcttccctcccagCCTGCCCCACCACCTACAGCCACCTCTGCAggtgccccagcccctgcccctgacTCCAGAGCTTGAAGGGGGCAAGGGCTCCCCGGACCACAGGGCGCCGAGGCAGAAGCAGGGCAGTGGGAAGCAGTGTCCGGGCAGGGCCGGCGGGACCAGAACCAGCAGCGAGCTGGGGGCAGCGGGCTGACGCTGCACGTGACCAGAGCCCAGAGGCCAAACAGTCCAGGGAGCAcgcgggcggggggcgaggggagCCAGGGTGGCGGGGAGCGGTCCGGCCCCCTCCgtccccgcacccccgcccgAGGGACCCGGGCAGCCCACCCCGGGGCACAGGCGAGAGGCACCCGACCCCTGGTGGTGGCAGCAGGCGCAGGAGGGCAGCAGGCGGCTGGGGTGTGCGTGGGTGGCAGCGAGGAGGGGCGAGGGAGGAAGCTGGCTTCCTGAAGCTTCCTCAGCCCTCAAAGACCGAccaacagacagacagacagctgGCAAGAGGCGGCCTGGAGGCCACGGCTGCCTCAGTGAGTCCCTGACCGGTGGAGGAGGGGCCCCGTGGTCCTGGGGTGGTGGGGAccccggggaggtgggggggcactCCGGGCAGGTGGGAGCGAGGCTGCGTGGGGTGCCACGCTGTGTGGCCGGGGAATGGGTGCTGCCCCATCAGACGGCCCCGAGGGGCGCGGGGAGGGAGCCCCAGGGCGCTGCAGGGGGACCAGAGGCCAGCCATCCCTTCCTGCTTCGTACGAGCTTCTCGCTCCCCGCACATCTGCACGGCCGGGGTGTCCCCTCACCTCGGGGCTTAGCGGCTccgccgccgcccccacccctcgGACGCCACGGCCTGGCTCTGGGAGGTGGGGACGGTCCCCCCCAGGAGGACTCAGGCCCACCACCTCCGTGCCCCCCGTCCCCCCAGCTGTCGCCTCACCATGCGCTGCCGCTCAAGGGCTTGTGAGGCCATTTCCTGTGACGGTTACAgaggcgggaggtggggggatgggcggGGAAGAAGGAAACACCCCCAGCCTACCTCCCTGGACAGAGACCTCAGAAGCCAGAATGACCTTGGGCCCGCCCGCAGCGAGGACAGGGTCCCCAAGGGTCCCCAGCTGGCTCTGCTGCTGCCGCCGCGAGAGGCCTCAAACCTCTCATCTCGGAGCGGGCCCGGCCTGGAGGTGGCTTCCGtgagctttctctctcccttccacgCAGAACGCGCGGCTCctgtttcctccctctccttccttacCTGGGCCCCGCGCGGGCCCCCTGTGCTCCAGCCTCGGGCAgcctctgccccccatccccctccGTCTGGAGCCCTTCCTGACCTTGCCTCCCCGCACAAGCTCCATACCTCATTGGGTCCCTCCTCCAACCCCGGCCACCCCACCGCCCTGGGTCCCCCCTCGTAGGGACCCCGGCCTTCTTGCCGTGAAAACGACAGCTCTGCTCGGAGAAGGGACGACACCTGAGAGCGGAGGTGCCAGAAAGCAGGCGGCGGGCCTGGGCTTGGGTGCCTCTCAGGTGGGCAGAGAGGCCGGGGTCAGCTGCCGAGGGCCCTGTCTTTCAGGTGAACCTCATGGCTGCGTGAGCCTCCCCCAGGCCAGCACCCAGCCCAGCATGGTCCAGGACTGGGGGGGGTGCTCGAGAGCACGGCCGTCCACCTGGTCTTTGGGGGGAGCCATGACCCAGCCGCCACCCAGCAAAGCTCCGGCCAAGAAGCACGTGCGGCTGCAGGAGAGGTGAGGCCtttcctggggggcggggggtgtcccAGCCCTGAGACCCTGCGCGGTGCTCTCTGCCTGCCCCTACAGCTCCGAGGCCGAGGGCTGAGGGCTCCAACCTGGAAAGGAACCCAGATGTGCTCATTTGCATGTCATTTGCATGCACTGACAGGTCGGGATAAAGTTTCCCGCCTCCTTGGGCTGCTCCCCAACCCGAGGCGGGGCTGTAGTCCCTGGAGCAGGGCTGTGTTGGGTCTGGGCTCGTCCACGCTCTGGGTGTGGCAGGAGGGGCGCAGGCAGGCAGCTGGAGCGTCGAGGTGACAAAAGGAGGGAACGCAGCGGGGCCAGAGCCCTCGAACCCACCGGGCCTCCGCCCAGGGGAAGACCAGGAGCAGCCTCCTCAGACGTGCCCTGAACCAGCAACAGCAAAAAGCAGCAGCCAGTGGTGTTGTCGTGCCCACAGGAGGGGCTCCAACGTCGCTTTGATGCTGGATGTGCGGTCCCTGGGGGCCGTGGAGCCCATTTGCTCAGTGAACACGCCCCGGGAGGTCACCCTGCACTTTCTGCGCACAGCTGGACACCCCCTCACCCGCTGGGCCCTGCAGCACCAGCCGCCCAGTCCCAAACAGCTGGAGGAGGAATTCCTGGTAAGAACTTGGGGTCCCCCCGCGGTGCTGTGTGCCTCCGAAGCACAGCCAGCCAGCGGGCACCGTACTGTCTTGTCTTCGGGCCTCCGGAAAGAGAACCCACGAGGGAGAAAACCACCCCGTGGGCCCCTCTGCGCTGCACCCCTGCAGACCCACGGAGGCCAGGAGGGAATTGCCGGGATCAGCCCCTGTGGACACAAGgacggggcggcgggggcaggcGGGCACGGGGGTCGATATTCACtcatctcttccctctgccagaaGATCCCCTCGAACTTCGTCAACTCTGAAGACCTGGACATCCCTGGCCACGCCTCCAAGGACCGCTACAAGACCATCCTGCCGAGTAAGAACCGCGTGTCAGGGGAGTGCAGCCGTCCCTGGGCTGGACGGTGTGAGGGCGACAGGCGCGGCCCCAGCGAGGGCGCGTCTACGAGAGCAGTGGCAGGTTTGGGGATGGGAGTCCGGGGCTCTGAGGGGCTGACCCCGCAGGCCCTAAAGGCCCAGGGCCCCGCACAGAAGCAAGCTCCAGACCCTGGGAGACTGACTCCTGCCgctgcccacccacctccagcAACTCCCAGCCCTGAGGCCGTCTCAccgcccacccccgcccccgcccccatccccgcccccacccccgcccctgcccctgcccgcctGGTGGGTCAGCACTCAGCCCAGGGAGCGGGAGGGAGTGGCCCTCGTCCCGGCCCAAGTCAAAGACGGAGGGGAGGTCCCCCCGCTTGCAGGGCCCCGTCCAGAACCAGGCCAGCCCTGGGGGAGTTTGTCTCCCCTGCTCACGAGCCCGGCCTCCGTCCCTGCTGGGACTCGCGTGGGGACAGCCCTCCCGCTCGAGGCAGAGCTGGGCAGGCCCAGTGCAGCCCGAGTCCTGGCGCCTCGTCACCACCGTGCGAGTTTAGCAAGTCACTCGTCCACATCCCGTGTTCACCGTCAGAGAAGACGCTTTCTCCTCGACGTCTCTTTCTCCGTCCCCGTTGGCACAGTCCTGCTccgcccctgcccaccctccGGGCTGGAGTGTCCCGCCGACCGCCCACGAGCCCCTGCTGCTCCAAACCCTTTCTTCCACAGTCCGTCCCCTACAGCCCCACCGGGTCAACCCGCCGGGTCAACCCGCCCCGGGAGGTCCTTTGCTCACGTCCCTCTGCTGCTCAGAGGCCTTCTGCGGCTCCTATTGTCTGCACACGAAGTAATTTAGTGGGTCCGTGGCCACCTGCTATCCCGGACTCGCTGTGACAAGCGCGGGGACTCACCTCTTCCTGACCCCGTGGGAGCTAGCATTAGTCGGTCCCCTTTTGACCTCTGACCTCTGCTGATCTTTACTTCCCAGATCCCCAGAGCCGCGTCTGCCTGGGCCGGGCACAGAGCCAAGAGGACGGAGACTACATCAACGCCAACTACATCCGAGTGAGTGGCCTTGGCCGCCGCTGCCCTGCGGGGAGTGGGCTGTGTTTGAGGACATCTGTCCCCAGAGAACACCTCCCAGCTGTGGGTCCCGCTCCAGTCACCGCTGCCCGGCCCCGCCAAGCTGGGGCAGACCCCGAAGGGGCCCCGGCCACCAGCCAGAGCACAGAGCAGATGTTACGCTGGGATGATACCAGCCCAGGGCCCTTCATCCCCGCCCGCCCTGCACCCAGGGAGCAAGTCGCACCGttgccccgccccctccatcCCGGGGCTCAGCCTGGAAGGTGCTGCACACAAAGGAGCTCTTagctgtctcctctctctctctctctccttcgtGGAGATGGTTTAACATCAGTGTAGGAACCAGGGGGCGGTGGCTCCCTACCCGGGTTCCCCACCTCTGCGGGGGCCCTAAGTAGCTGTCCAGGCAGCGCCCCTAGTGGCCCGGGGTGGCAAGGACGGCGGTCGGAAGGAGACCTCCCATGAGCCGCAGAAACGGGGCGAGCAGcctctctctgggcttcctcATCTGGAGGAGCTGAGGCTCCGAGGGCTCAGGAAGGGGCCGCAGCCCCGAGTGCATCTTGCTACTAAATATGTAAAAGTGATGCGGAACGGCCAGCCGGTCCCTCCACCAAGGGCTGAACGcggttttcttcttttgtgcgGGTAGAAGGCTGCGGGGAGGCAGGGGACGCGCCCCACAAAGGACCAAAGGACGGAACAGGCGCCGGCCTCTCCGTGCACTTTCTGGAATCGGATCTGTACCGCTTCCCGCATGCCAGATACGAGCCCACTtcccagaggaggaagctgaggcttacGGAGGCCGCCACCCCGCTTCCCGCGGCAGAGGGGGGCAGAGCGGTGGTCTGAACCCGTGCTCCTCCTCCCGGAGCCCGTGTGGGgcggcctgatcccaggacctgcaGGGTCCAGGTCCCCCCACCACTGCCCCGGCCCTCTCTCACTGCTTCCCGCCCTTCCTTTgcacacccccccacccagggctaTGACGGGCAGGAGAAGGTCTACATTGCCACCCAGGGCCCCATGCCCAACACTGTGTCGGACTTCTGGGAGATGGTGTGGCAGGAGGAAGTGTCACTCATCGTCATGCTCACTCAGCTCCGGGAGGGCAAGGAGGTAGGAGGTGGGGCCGCAGTCCCTAGGGAGCCGCCCGGCTACCCCCTCCCGCACCTCACAGGCCCCTACCCCCTAGGGGGCAGCTCAGCActaggccccccacccccgccccctgccccagtCTGCGCCTCTCAGAAAGTTCTGAGTGTCAGAGGCAGGGCGGGGAGGAGCGAGCAGGTGCCAAGCTCCAGgagcccccctgccccagggctgaCCCAGGCCGCCCATAGCCCCCCAGTGGGCAGGAGAGGGGCCCACTCCCCTTTCTGGCATCCTGGCCCTGCTCCACTGATAGACACTCCCCCTCTGactcccagctccctccctcctagAAATGTGTCCACTACTGGCCCACAGAAGAGGAGACCTATGGACCCTTCCAGATCCGCATCCAAGACACCAAAGAATGTCCAGAGTACACTGTGCGGCAGCTCAGCATCCAGGTACAGGAAGTCCCGGCGGCCCCTGACCTCCACCCGGAAACTCAGGCCCACCCTTCACGGGGAGCCAGGGCTTCGCGCTTCCAAACCTTCTCAAACACGCATCTAAATGAGGAGCTTgaggggcccggggcgggggacTCAGCGGTGGGggtctgcctccggcccaggccgtgaccccgggtcctgggatcaagtaccatgtcaggctccctgcatggagcctgcttctccctctgcctgtgtctctgcctctgtctctcacgaataaataaataacaaaatcttttagaaagtaaaagaagAGCTTGAGgcacagaagaaagagaagcataGGTAGTGCCCTAGTGTCAGGGCAGAGCCAACGAACCCACAGGAGCCACCAGGAGGCCCCGGAAAGGAGAGGTGGGGTCCCGGAGTCCTGCTGGAGGAGCCAGGGCGGGAGACGCATGGTGACACACGCCAAGGGCTGGGAAGTGCCTTCTATCAGCACCTGGCGCTTCATACTTTTCCAAGGATTCCTCTATCAGTTCATTATCCCCCAGGCGTCCAGAGAAGTGTCCTACACGGTACCACTGCCTCCTTTCCCTGAGCAAAAAGAATGAGCTTAAGGGAC carries:
- the PTPN7 gene encoding tyrosine-protein phosphatase non-receptor type 7 isoform X1: MVQDWGGCSRARPSTWSLGGAMTQPPPSKAPAKKHVRLQERRGSNVALMLDVRSLGAVEPICSVNTPREVTLHFLRTAGHPLTRWALQHQPPSPKQLEEEFLKIPSNFVNSEDLDIPGHASKDRYKTILPNPQSRVCLGRAQSQEDGDYINANYIRGYDGQEKVYIATQGPMPNTVSDFWEMVWQEEVSLIVMLTQLREGKEKCVHYWPTEEETYGPFQIRIQDTKECPEYTVRQLSIQHQEETRPVKHVLFSAWPDHQTPESAGPLLRLVAEVEDSPEAAASTGPIVVHCSAGIGRTGCFIATRIGCQQLKARGEVDILGIVCQLRLDRGGMIQTTEQYQFLHHTLALYAAQLPEGPCP
- the PTPN7 gene encoding tyrosine-protein phosphatase non-receptor type 7 isoform X2, whose amino-acid sequence is MLDVRSLGAVEPICSVNTPREVTLHFLRTAGHPLTRWALQHQPPSPKQLEEEFLKIPSNFVNSEDLDIPGHASKDRYKTILPNPQSRVCLGRAQSQEDGDYINANYIRGYDGQEKVYIATQGPMPNTVSDFWEMVWQEEVSLIVMLTQLREGKEKCVHYWPTEEETYGPFQIRIQDTKECPEYTVRQLSIQHQEETRPVKHVLFSAWPDHQTPESAGPLLRLVAEVEDSPEAAASTGPIVVHCSAGIGRTGCFIATRIGCQQLKARGEVDILGIVCQLRLDRGGMIQTTEQYQFLHHTLALYAAQLPEGPCP